Proteins encoded within one genomic window of Triticum aestivum cultivar Chinese Spring chromosome 2D, IWGSC CS RefSeq v2.1, whole genome shotgun sequence:
- the LOC123052410 gene encoding uncharacterized protein, translated as MVFFCFLVDQRRKVRSSKPAAGICSRCGGCASVADMETATRLCYLLTVHRVTWRAIICTFCGAMLKSYRHYRLY; from the coding sequence aTGGTGTTCTTCTGCTTCCTGGTGGACCAGCGGCGGAAGGTGCGGAGCAGCAAGCCGGCGGCGGGGATCTGCTCGCGGTGCGGCGGCTGCGCCAGCGTGGCGGACATGGAGACGGCCACGCGGCTCTGCTACCTCCTCACCGTGCACCGCGTCACCTGGCGCGCCATCATCTGCACCTTCTGCGGCGCCATGCTCAAGTCCTACCGCCACTACAGGCTCTACTAG